The following DNA comes from Tunturibacter psychrotolerans.
CAACCGACACCTGCCCCTAGGTGTGACAAACAGAACTCGCCAACCGTCGGCCTGCGCGGCCCAATCGGGGATAGGTTTCCCCGGCAATGAGAACGAAGGAGTGGAAATGTCGAATGAAGCGAAATGCCCAGTGCCGCACGGCGGCAACCCATCCACCAGTACAGAGACGGCCTCGCCCATGCATGGTGCCGTAACTCTCAACTCACGCAAGATCACGCGCAACGAGCATTGGTGGCCTGACCGCCTCGACCTCGCCGTCCTGCACCAGAACACCAAGCTGGCCGATCCCATGGGCCAGGACTTTGACTACGCAGTCGAGTTCAAGACCCTCGATCTCGACGCCGTCATCAAAGACCTCCATGCCTTGATGACTGACTCGCAGAGTTGGTGGCCAGCGGACTACGGACACTATGGCCCGTTCTTCATCCGCATGGCATGGCACAGCGCCGGCACCTACCGCACCCATGATGGCCGCGGCGGAGCAGGCATGGGAACGCAGCGTTTTGCGCCCCTCAACAGCTGGCCGGACAACGTCAGCCTCGACAAGGCTCGCCGCCTGCTATGGCCCATCAAGCAGAAGTACGGCAAGAAGATCTCCTGGGCCGATCTCATGATCCTTGCCGGCAACGTCGCGCTCGACTCGATGGGTTTCAAGACCTTTGGCTTCGGCGGCGGGCGAGCTGACGTCTGGGTTCCACAGGAAGATATCTTCTGGGGTTCGGAGCACACGTGGCTCGGTAGCGATCGCTACCAGGGGGAGCGTAATCTCGACAATCCTCTCGCCGCCGTGCAAATGGGTCTTATCTACGTAAACCCGGAAGGCCCCGATGGCAAGCCCGACCCGGTCGGCTCCGCGCGTGATATCCGCGAGACATTCGGTCGCATGGCCATGAACGACGAAGAAACCTTCGCCCTCATCGCCGGCGGCCATACCTTCGGAAAAGGCCATGGCGCATACGACCCCGGTCCTAACGTCGGCCCCGAACCAGAAGGCGCACCCATCGAGCAGCAGGGGCTCGGCTGGAAAAACGGCAAAGGCAAGGGACACTCGGAAGACACCATCTCTTCGGGCCTCGAGGGCGCTTGGACCAGCAACCCCACTAAGTGGGACATCGAGTACCTCGACAACCTCTACAACTACGACTGGGCCCTGAAGAAAGGCCCCGGCGGCGGCTGGCAGTGGTACGCCGTGAACGAGGAAGCTAACATCCCCGACGCGCACGTCAAGGATAAGAAGCACCTACCCATGATGTTCACCTCGGACCTCGCGCTCAAGTTCGATCCCGCCTACGAGACGATCGGCAAGCGCTTTCAGAAGGACCCCGCCGCGTTCGCCGATGCCTTCGCTCGCGCATGGTTCAAGCTCACACATCGCGACATGGGTCCCCTCGTTCGCTACCTTGGCCCTCTGGTTCCCAAGGAGCAGTTGATCTGGCAGGACCCCGTCCCCGCTGTCGATCATAAACCTATCAGCGAAGCTGAAATCGCTTCACTGAAGCAGAAGATCCTCGCATCAGGTCTCTCAATCTCGCAGCTCGTCTCGACTGCTTGGGCAGCGGCGTCGTCCTTCCGTGGCTCTGATAAGCGTGGTGGAGCGAATGGTGCACGTATTCGCCTCGAACCGCAAAAGAACTGGGAAGTGAATCAACCTCTCGTGCTCGCGAAGGTTCTGAGCACGCTCGAGGGAGTTCAGAAGGACTTCAACGCGACAGGCAAGAAGGTATCACTCGCCGATCTGATCGTTCTGGGCGGTTGCTCTGCGGTTGAAGCGGCTGCGAAGAAGGCTGGATACGACGTTACTGTTCCCTTCACGCCAGGCCGCACGGACGCTTCGCAGGAGCAGACCGATATTGCCTCCTTCGCGCCGCTCGAACAGACCGCCGACGGCTTTCGCAACTACCTCCGTCTCGGCCACACCGTGCGAGCCGAGGATTTGCTCGTCGACCGCGCCCAGTTGCTGACTCTGACCGCTCCTGAGATGGCTGTTCTCGTTGGTGGCCTGCGTGTTCTCGGCGCTAACTTTCGAGGCTCGAAAAATGGTGGCTTTACCACTCAGCCGGAGACTCTGACGAATGACTTCTTCGTGAACTTGCTCGATATGGCGACGGAGTGGAAGGCATCTTCTACTTCGGAAGGCTTGTTTGACGGTTTAGATCGCGAGACCGGGGACATCAAGTGGACTGCCACCCGTGTGGACTTGATCTTCGGTTCCAACTCTCAGCTGCGGGCCCTGGCAGAAGTCTACGCATCGGTCGACTCGAAGGAATCGTTTGTGAAGGACTTCGTTAGTGCGTGGAACAAGGTCATGAACCTCGACCGCTACGACCTGCGCAAAGCGTAGTTCGTCGGTTGTACCTCAACTCCGCAAATAAAGGGGGCTACCACAGGGTAGCCCTTCTGCATATGCAGCCTTCAGGACAGGAGGCAACCGCCGATCATTGAAGCCTCGCGTACACTGCCTTGGCTGTTTCAGGCGGTCTGAGTGCTGCATCTGCGTCAAAATGACTAGCGTTCGGCAAATGCCGCATCAATTAGGCACCGCTTGTCGGATTATCTGACGAGTTAGGTCGCAACCTCGGGTTAGGTTGGCATTTGGGCGAGAATAGAAAGGACCCAATAGGTGAATTTAGATTGCAGGGAGTTGCAATGAGATTGGATCAGGTGCGCGCGAAGTACACGGAGCTTCAAGGTGCGGGGTTGAAGCTGGATTTGACGCGGGAAGCCTTCGCCGGAGCGGGGAGATGGTGTAAGAAGTTTGAATGAAAGGCGAGTTTTTGGCCTTGAACATGATGCAGAATCCCAGGTATGTCGCCTAGAACGCCAGCGCGCTGCGCTTCTTTGAGCGGCTGAAGAGCACAACCACTCACATGTTTGTCGTAGATGAGTATGGTTCGCTGCTGGCTTGGTGACGTTTGCCGATATGCTGGCAGCTCTTGCGGCAGATCGGAGCGAAGTAACCGAGGAGAAAGAACGTCCGCTCCAGCATGAGAGTCACAGCAACTATCTCATCTCGAGGGGCTATCCCGTGGATGACGTTGTCGAAGCCATGTTGCTGCCCAACCGGGCCGAGCAGAATTACAAGATTGCGGCGGGTCTCGTTCTCGATCATCTGAGCCGTCGTTCGGCCTTAGGGAGAAGTCATCCAGCTGCTTACGCTTCGGGTCGAGATCGTCAGTCTACCAACAACTGACCTCGAACACAGCAATTAATCTTCGCGTGATCTTGGATATCCTTCTGTGCGACCCTTCGTCAGTAATGCCGATTGTAGAGGAAACCTAGCTTCTGCTGCATTGCAACTACGCTTACCTGAAGCCACTCTTGATAAAGGAGATCACCAAGCTGAGTGGGACTTGCCGTTGCCGAAACAACTGACTCCGCCGCTCTCGCAACCCGCGTCGCCGGTGAGGGATGCGGCTGCCATGCTGATAAATGATTTGGTGCTCTGGTAGTACTTTACTGGACGCTGTCGTCGGTATGGAACCGGGTGAGGCTGGATACGCCAAGAGCGTCCTCGCCGTAGTCGTGCTGGTTGCCCACAATCGACCATCTGCACATCGTGGACCCGCTCGGAGGCAACCCTTTCTTTCTGGCGCTGACCAGGGAATACTCATCGGAAGCACGAAAACATTGTCCTGGCGCATTGCCGTCAACAGTTTTTCTTGCTGGTTGCGACGTATTTTGTCCGGACTTACGTGCTCGCCTTTTTTGGGATTTCGCCGCCAGGAGTCCAGGTGGGCGGAAGTCTGATCGTCATTGCGACAGGATGGACGCTGCTAAAGCAGCGAGACGACGAAAAACAGGACGTACAGAAAGCCGTCCAGCCACAGGACACAATCCGCCGGGTATTTTATCCCTTGACATTGCCATTGACCGTAGGCCCTGGATCAATCTCCGCGGCGATTACGCTGGGCGAGAACGCGGCTCACCATCAGCCGTACCATTCTTTTGACAATCTTGGCGGCACTCTTTGGATTGATTCTGATCGCGATCAGAATCTTGCTCTGTTATGGATTTACCGATCGGCTGGCGCGAATCCTAGGAGCAACGGGGGATGACGGTGATCACGCATTTGTCGTCCTTTTTCCGGTGTGCAGATCGCTTGGACCGGGATTAAAGCCTTCCACTCGCACGCAGAAGACTGTAAACGCGAGGCCGAAAATACTTCGAGTGCGGCCCAAGTCGCATCTCTCAGATCTCGGCCGCTGCCCGAGTGTCAGGCAGTGAGCT
Coding sequences within:
- the katG gene encoding catalase/peroxidase HPI, with the translated sequence MSNEAKCPVPHGGNPSTSTETASPMHGAVTLNSRKITRNEHWWPDRLDLAVLHQNTKLADPMGQDFDYAVEFKTLDLDAVIKDLHALMTDSQSWWPADYGHYGPFFIRMAWHSAGTYRTHDGRGGAGMGTQRFAPLNSWPDNVSLDKARRLLWPIKQKYGKKISWADLMILAGNVALDSMGFKTFGFGGGRADVWVPQEDIFWGSEHTWLGSDRYQGERNLDNPLAAVQMGLIYVNPEGPDGKPDPVGSARDIRETFGRMAMNDEETFALIAGGHTFGKGHGAYDPGPNVGPEPEGAPIEQQGLGWKNGKGKGHSEDTISSGLEGAWTSNPTKWDIEYLDNLYNYDWALKKGPGGGWQWYAVNEEANIPDAHVKDKKHLPMMFTSDLALKFDPAYETIGKRFQKDPAAFADAFARAWFKLTHRDMGPLVRYLGPLVPKEQLIWQDPVPAVDHKPISEAEIASLKQKILASGLSISQLVSTAWAAASSFRGSDKRGGANGARIRLEPQKNWEVNQPLVLAKVLSTLEGVQKDFNATGKKVSLADLIVLGGCSAVEAAAKKAGYDVTVPFTPGRTDASQEQTDIASFAPLEQTADGFRNYLRLGHTVRAEDLLVDRAQLLTLTAPEMAVLVGGLRVLGANFRGSKNGGFTTQPETLTNDFFVNLLDMATEWKASSTSEGLFDGLDRETGDIKWTATRVDLIFGSNSQLRALAEVYASVDSKESFVKDFVSAWNKVMNLDRYDLRKA